The Phycisphaeraceae bacterium genome contains the following window.
GCGAGTCGGGAGCGTACAGCAATGTACCCCAGTTATGCCCGTTCGGTTGCGCAGGCTGGGGGGTTGCCGGTGCTTCTTCCGCACGAGCAGGGCAATATCGGGGAGTTTGTCGAGCGATGCGACGGCTTTGTATTTACGGGTGGCGACGACCCACGTATGGAAGAATTTGGCGTGGCGACCGACCCGCGCGCGACGCTGCTGCACCCTGATCGGCAGAGGTTCGAGGTCGAGTTGCTGCGGCAGGTTCTGGTGCGAGACAAGCCGGTTCTGGGTGTGTGTCTGGGCATGCAGTTGCTGGCTTTGGTATCGCGCGGGATGCTTGACCAACGACTCGGAGAGCCCGTGGCGGCCAACCACTGGGAGCAGGAGCACGCGGTACAACCTGAAGCCGGGGCTTCACTCTGTGCGGGGAAGGTGCTGAGCCGCCATCGGCAGGCGGTGAGCGATGCTGGTGTATTGCATGTGCTGGCGCGCGCTCCGGATGGCATCATCGAGGCAGTTGGCGACCCCGAGCGAAGGTTTTGCCTCGGGGTGCAATGGCATCCGGAGCGCACGAGCGAGCCGGCGCTGGGCAGTCGTCTCTTTGAGGCTCTTGTAGCAGCAGCGCAATCGTCTCGGGCGCTGGGATGAGCCTCAGTTGAATTGGCCAAGCCCGATGGTCAGCACACGGCAATGTTCGACATCGCACAAGCGTGCATCGCCCGCGGCGGCAGCGGGGATCAGGACCGTCGTGCCCGCTGAAATTGCGACATCCGGCCAGTGTCCTCGCACGCTCGAAATCCGGCCTCGCCCTGCAATGCCCATGATCGCGACACAGACATCGCTCGGGAAAATCATGCCCGCAGCTGTTGGCGCGACTTCATCGATGGTGTAGAACGCTGTGGCGGCAAGTCGCGAGGTGAGCGATCCTGGCGAGGCCTGTGTCGGCAGAGTGTCATGATCCTGGCTGAAGTCGATGCACTCGAGCGCGGCGTCGATGTGCAGCGCGCGCTGAGGGCGGCTGTACTCACTCGTCCAGTCATAAACGCGAAAGGTGGTGTCGCTGGCGGTCTGGACTTCGGCCACCAGCACGCCTGCGCCAAGCGCGTGGAGCGTGCCGCTCGGCAACGTGTGACACTGGCCAGGCACGGCGGGCTGAGTGGCGAGCGCCGATGCAACCTCTCCAGATTCGATGCTGCGAACAAAGTCCTCGCGCGTCGTTCCCGGCTTGAGATCGCGGAAGATCATTGGCGGCTTGCCATCGACGGGCTCGGCGTCGAGCACATACCACGATTCAGTCTTCAGATGAGCCTGCGGATGGGCAGCGGCGTAGTGCGGACTCGGGTG
Protein-coding sequences here:
- a CDS encoding gamma-glutamyl-gamma-aminobutyrate hydrolase family protein (Members of this family of hydrolases with an active site Cys residue belong to MEROPS family C26.), whose protein sequence is MVVQRPLIAITTDIVEVASRERTAMYPSYARSVAQAGGLPVLLPHEQGNIGEFVERCDGFVFTGGDDPRMEEFGVATDPRATLLHPDRQRFEVELLRQVLVRDKPVLGVCLGMQLLALVSRGMLDQRLGEPVAANHWEQEHAVQPEAGASLCAGKVLSRHRQAVSDAGVLHVLARAPDGIIEAVGDPERRFCLGVQWHPERTSEPALGSRLFEALVAAAQSSRALG
- a CDS encoding class I mannose-6-phosphate isomerase, producing MTDPYPLTFIPILKAKVWGGRRLMRYGKPMPEDAAVLIGESWELADLASTSASGGGGDAAHSVIANGPLTGSTITNAMRLWGPRLLGDVPFQAETRAQQTPHPAFPLLLKFLDAREHLSVQVHPSPHYAAAHPQAHLKTESWYVLDAEPVDGKPPMIFRDLKPGTTREDFVRSIESGEVASALATQPAVPGQCHTLPSGTLHALGAGVLVAEVQTASDTTFRVYDWTSEYSRPQRALHIDAALECIDFSQDHDTLPTQASPGSLTSRLAATAFYTIDEVAPTAAGMIFPSDVCVAIMGIAGRGRISSVRGHWPDVAISAGTTVLIPAAAAGDARLCDVEHCRVLTIGLGQFN